The window TTTGAAGATGTAGTTAAAATCCTGGATGATCAGAAATTGCTTATCGATGAAAAGTCTTTTCGATGGACAGCCGGACAAATGAATTATGTTACAAAAGTCAGACCTGGAAGATATCAGCTTACAGCGAGGATGAACAACAAGTCGCTGATCAGCTTGCTTCGTTCCGGAAAACAGGTGCCGGTTATGGTTGTGTTTAATAATATCCGCACCAAGGAGGAACTGTCAGATCGCGTTGCAGCGCAAATTGAAGCCAGATCAGCTTCTATACTGAATTTACTGAATGATCCTGATTATGCACAGAAGCTGGGATTTACTCCAGAGAATATTCTTTCAATGTTTTTACCGGATACCTATGAGTTTTACTGGAATACTTCCGCGGATCAATTCATAAAAAAAATGAAGAAGGAGTACGATAAATTCTGGAATGCGGAAAGAATTGCGAAAGCAAAGGCGATTCCACTTACACAGGTCCAGGTTTCAACTCTTGCATCTATTGTTCAATTGGAAACCAATAAGGAAGATGAAAAACCGGTTGTCGCAGGAGTTTATCTCAACAGGTATAAAAAAGACTGGAAACTTGAAGCAGATCCCACACTGGTTTATGCATTGGGCGATTTTACGATTAACAGAGTGCTTTCAATCTATAAAGA of the Bacteroidota bacterium genome contains:
- the mltG gene encoding endolytic transglycosylase MltG, translating into MWIIALILLVVVAVLGTLIYKKIYSPNVMTSKKSPQYILIPTGSTFEDVVKILDDQKLLIDEKSFRWTAGQMNYVTKVRPGRYQLTARMNNKSLISLLRSGKQVPVMVVFNNIRTKEELSDRVAAQIEARSASILNLLNDPDYAQKLGFTPENILSMFLPDTYEFYWNTSADQFIKKMKKEYDKFWNAERIAKAKAIPLTQVQVSTLASIVQLETNKEDEKPVVAGVYLNRYKKDWKLEADPTLVYALGDFTINRVLSIYKEIDSPYNTYMYKGLPPGPICLPTTSSINAVLNYTRHEYMYFCARDDFSGYHSFASTYDKHLLNARRFQKALDRRGIRS